From the genome of Falco peregrinus isolate bFalPer1 chromosome W, bFalPer1.pri, whole genome shotgun sequence, one region includes:
- the LOC129783226 gene encoding nuclear factor interleukin-3-regulated protein-like, whose amino-acid sequence MQLRKMQTLKKEHGPVDTSSNVDKVMVLKSTSAEVSEELSTNEEILLTEASSGKSKSSACRRKRKFIPDEKKDAMYWEKRRKNNEAAKRSREKRRLNDLVLENKLIALGEENATLKAELLALKLKFGLITSAAYAQEIQKLSSSTAVYFQDYQSSKSNINSFVDEHEPSIVDSSCISVIKHSPQSSMSDMSEISSVEHTQSSCMQNNCRSPEKKFQIIKQEPMELEREPRDDRSSHKASIYSHYVGTTFNMYLPSPLFQVKRSSSNSPRTSETDDAAVGKSSDGEDEQQVPKGPIHSPVEHKNICATVKVPEVNSSALPHKLRIKAKAMQVKVEAVDNDYDAAQKLSSPIDMSSKRHVELETHTAQELVHSSCTPFSVQVTNIQDWPLKPELWHQKELNVRIQSGCKTEVVEIKDSIFNVSESENLYLKLGIANLSAEVASLKRLINTQQISTPDSG is encoded by the coding sequence atgcagctgagaaaaatgcAGACCCTTAAAAAGGAACATGGACCTGTTGACACAAGTAGCAATGTGGACAAAGTCATGGTACTTAAGTCTACTTCAGCAGAAGTGTCTGAAGAATTGTCTACAAATGAAGAGATACTTCTCACTGAAGCAAGTAGTGGAAAAAGCAAATCTTCGGCTTGCCGGAGAAAGCGAAAATTCATTccagatgaaaagaaagatgctATGTATTGGGAGAAAAGGCggaaaaataatgaagctgCTAAAAGATCTCGTGAAAAACGACGACTGAATGACCTTGTCTTAGAAAACAAACTAATTGCACTGGGAGAGGAGAATGCCACTTTGAAGGCAGAGTTGCTTGCTTTGAAGCTGAAGTTTGGTTTAATTACTTCTGCAGCCTATGCCCAAGAGATACAGAAACTCAGTAGCTCAACAGCTGTGTATTTTCAAGATTATCAGAGTTCCAAATCAAATATTAACTCATTTGTGGATGAACATGAACCATCTATAGTTGATAGCAGTtgtatttctgttattaaaCATTCTCCTCAAAGCTCTATGTCTGATATGTCTGAAATATCATCAGTAGAGCATACTCAATCCAGTTGTATGCAAAACAACTGCAGAAGTCCTGAAAAGAAGTTCCAAATTATAAAACAAGAGCCCATGGAATTAGAGAGAGAGCCAAGAGATGACAGAAGTTCACATAAAGCATCCATATATTCACACTACGTGGGAACTACCTTTAACATGTACTTACCTTCTCCTCTGTTTCAAGTCAAGAGGTCCTCCAGTAATTCCCCCAGAACTTCAGAAACTGATGACGCTGCAGTTGGAAAGTCATCTGATGGAGAAGATGAGCAGCAGGTTCCTAAGGGTCCAATCCATTCCCCAGttgaacataaaaatatttgtgcaacAGTTAAAGTTCCAGAAGTGAATTCTTCAGCTTTGCCTCACAAGCTTCGAATTAAAGCCAAAGCCATGCAAGTTAAAGTGGAAGCAGTAGATAATGACTATGATGCTGCACAAAAACTATCATCACCTATTGATATGTCATCAAAAAGACATGTTGAGCTTGAAACACACACTGCACAAGAATTGGTGCATTCTTCTTGCACTCCTTTCTCAGTTCAAGTGACTAATATCCAAGACTGGCCTCTCAAACCAGAACTCTGGCATCAAAAGGAACTCAATGTAAGAATTCAGAGTGGTTGCAAAACTGAAGTTGTTGAAATAAAAGACAGTATCTTTAATGTTTCTGAGTCAGAGAACCTGTATTTGAAGCTGGGCATAGCAAACTTATCTGCAGAGGTTGCTTCCCTTAAAAGACTTATAAATACACAACAAATCTCTACACCAGACTCTGGTTAA